The following coding sequences lie in one Phaenicophaeus curvirostris isolate KB17595 chromosome 5, BPBGC_Pcur_1.0, whole genome shotgun sequence genomic window:
- the LOC138721382 gene encoding inositol 1,4,5-trisphosphate receptor-interacting protein-like 1: protein MAATSFLVRVFLTLIRHLPLAGDELDEATRERMAQRAQFLEKEMARLWQEIAQRSLEPKTQKQWDVARVAQHSTALQQWHLWVIAGGLVLLLGLCWCLRKRSRAADSSSTEERAGCNMLKVKEKEESEGEGPDDERDLVWNLEPVEEKEEVEEEGSGEEGSDEEKDRVRIFERRSCRPVQYVTYSRLVVEDLVDELLSVIQEQLWESFYPVLQQAISVGTSFEGWFPCDGDAVHQLLLPLKAPHGHTFNLELGTAREMPAGDPRIRVELECTCTGQQMEENMTCFLHHSQMDITKNQDPSLLHTLCTGCYLDVHKTAHWFQNLVTSAWRDVPQLRRYNMKTLPSSRSCRLELTSASGRTFFIELIFGVRHGDSDIFLSSQAPDDTSTPSTTWPVTYAAAEAKFFEYVARHIPAGRVHLRCLHYCAHGLTGTSFSIYAFKTAVMHLLTTIPLSDWCSKYRLLRLRDLMRYVRCCLEEKCLKHFFLGNENVPKEIRLPPSFRKAEPLNLFQPLTKDPAAYAEALRDFQQLQYQLVRLLVKRH from the coding sequence ATGGCTGCCACTTCATTCCTCGTCCGTGTGTTCCTAACCCTCATCCGGCacctgcccctggctggggatGAGCTGGATGAGGCCACGCGTGAGCGCATGGCACAGCGTGCCCAGTtcctggagaaggagatggctCGGCTATGGCAGGAGATAGCGCAGAGGTCCCTGGAGCCGAAGACACAGAAGCAGTGGGACGTTGCCAGGGTAGCACAGCACTCTACTGCCTTGCAGCAGTGGCACCTCTGGGTGATTGCTGGAGGcctggtcctgctcttgggCCTCTGCTGGTGCTTGAGGAAAAGGAGCCGTGCggcagacagcagcagcactgaggaaaGGGCTGGCTGCAACATGTTGAaggtgaaggagaaggaagaaagtgaagGGGAAGGTCCTGATGATGAGAGGGATCTGGTCTGGAACTTGGAGCCggtggaggagaaagaggaggtggaggaggaaggaagtgGAGAAGAAGGTTCTGATGAAGAGAAGGATCGGGTCAGGATTTTTGAAAGGCGCTCTTGCAGGCCAGTGCAGTATGTGACGTACAGTCGCCTGGTGGTGGAGGATCTGGTGGATGAACTCCTCTCGGTCATCCAAGAGCAGTTGTGGGAGAGTTTCTACCCTGTGCTGCAACAAGCCATCAGTGTGGGCACTTCCTTCGAAGGCTGGTTTCCCTGTGATGGTGATGCTgtccaccagctgctcctgcccctgaaGGCACCTCACGGCCACACCTTCAACCTGGAGCTTGGCACCGCAAGGGAGATGCCAGCAGGAGACCCCCGCATCCGCGTGGAGCTGGAGTGCACCTGCACAGGGCAGCAGATGGAGGAGAACATGACCTGCTTCCTCCACCATTCTCAGATGGACATCACAAAAAATCAGGACCCCAGCCTCCTACACACCCTCTGCACAGGCTGCTACCTAGATGTGCACAAAACTGCCCACTGGTTCCAGAACCTCGTGACGTCAGCCTGGAGGGATGTGCCTCAGCTGCGTCGCTACAACATGAAGACTCTGCCCTCCAGCCGGtcctgcaggctggagctgaCAAGTGCCTCTGGAAGAACCTTCTTCATTGAGTTGATCTTTGGGGTGCGGCACGGAGACTCGGACATCTTCCTAAGTAGCCAGGCTCCAGACGACACCTCCACCCCAAGCACTACGTGGCCAGTGACCTACGCTGCGGCCGAGGCGAAGTTCTTTGAGTACGTGGCCAGGCACATCCCAGCCGGCCGTGTCCACCTCAGATGCCTTCACTACTGCGCCCACGGCCTGACGGGCACAAGCTTTTCCATCTATGCCTTCAAGACAGCTGTCATGCACCTCCTGACCACAATCCCCCTCTCAGATTGGTGCAGCAAGTACCGGCTACTGCGGCTGCGAGACCTCATGCGATACGTGcgctgctgcctggaggagaagtgCCTCAAACACTTCTTCCTTGGCAACGAGAACGTGCCCAAGGAGATAAGGTTGCCGCCATCCTTCAGAAAGGCCGAGCCACTCAATCTCTTCCAACCCCTCACAAAGGATCCAGCGGCCTATGCCGAGGCGTTGCGTGATTTCCAACAGCTGCAATATCAGCTCGTAAGGCTGCTCGTGAAGAGACATTGA
- the LOC138721383 gene encoding inositol 1,4,5-trisphosphate receptor-interacting protein-like 1 produces MAATSFLVRVFLTLIRHLPLAGDELDEATRERMAQRAQFLEKEMARLWQEIAQRSLEPKTQKQWDVARVAQHSTALQQWHLWVIAGGLVLLLGLCWCLRKRSRAADSSSTEERAGCNMLKVKEKEESEGEGPDDERDLVWNLEPVEEKEEVEEEGSGEEGSDEEKDRVRIFERRSCRPVQYVTYSRLVVEDLVDELLSVIQEQLWESFYPVLQQAISVGTSFEGWFPCDGDAVHQLLLPLKAPHGHTFNLELGTAREMPAGDPRIRVELECTCTGQQMEENMTCFLHHSQMDITKNQDPSLLHTLCTGCYLDVHKTAHWFQNLVTSAWRDVPQLRRYNMKTLPSSRSCRLELTSASGRTFFIELIFGVRHGDSDIFLSSQAPDDTSTPSTTWPVTYAAAEAKFFEYVARHIPAGRVHLRCLHYCAHGLTGTSFSIYAFKTAVMHLLTTIPLSDWCSKYRLLRLRDLMRYVRCCLEEKCLKHFFLGNENVPKEIRLPPSFRKAEPLNLFQPLTQDPAAYAEALRDFQQLQYQLVRLLVKRH; encoded by the coding sequence ATGGCTGCCACTTCATTCCTCGTCCGTGTGTTCCTAACCCTCATCCGGCacctgcccctggctggggatGAGCTGGATGAGGCCACGCGTGAGCGCATGGCACAGCGTGCCCAGTtcctggagaaggagatggctCGGCTATGGCAGGAGATAGCGCAGAGGTCCCTGGAGCCGAAGACACAGAAGCAGTGGGACGTTGCCAGGGTAGCACAGCACTCTACTGCCTTGCAGCAGTGGCACCTCTGGGTGATTGCTGGAGGcctggtcctgctcttgggCCTCTGCTGGTGCTTGAGGAAAAGGAGCCGTGCggcagacagcagcagcactgaggaaaGGGCTGGCTGCAACATGTTGAaggtgaaggagaaggaagaaagtgaagGGGAAGGTCCTGATGATGAGAGGGATCTGGTCTGGAACTTGGAGCCggtggaggagaaagaggaggtggaggaggaaggaagtgGAGAAGAAGGTTCTGATGAAGAGAAGGATCGGGTCAGGATTTTTGAAAGGCGCTCTTGCAGGCCAGTGCAGTATGTGACGTACAGTCGCCTGGTGGTGGAGGATCTGGTGGATGAACTCCTCTCGGTCATCCAAGAGCAGTTGTGGGAGAGTTTCTACCCTGTGCTGCAACAAGCCATCAGTGTGGGCACTTCCTTCGAAGGCTGGTTTCCCTGTGATGGTGATGCTgtccaccagctgctcctgcccctgaaGGCACCTCACGGCCACACCTTCAACCTGGAGCTTGGCACCGCAAGGGAGATGCCAGCAGGAGACCCCCGCATCCGCGTGGAGCTGGAGTGCACCTGCACAGGGCAGCAGATGGAGGAGAACATGACCTGCTTCCTCCACCATTCTCAGATGGACATCACAAAAAATCAGGACCCCAGCCTCCTACACACCCTCTGCACAGGCTGCTACCTAGATGTGCACAAAACTGCCCACTGGTTCCAGAACCTCGTGACGTCAGCCTGGAGGGATGTGCCTCAGCTGCGTCGCTACAACATGAAGACTCTGCCCTCCAGCCGGtcctgcaggctggagctgaCAAGTGCCTCTGGAAGAACCTTCTTCATTGAGTTGATCTTTGGGGTGCGGCACGGAGACTCGGACATCTTCCTAAGTAGCCAGGCTCCAGACGACACCTCCACCCCAAGCACTACGTGGCCAGTGACCTACGCTGCGGCCGAGGCGAAGTTCTTTGAGTACGTGGCCAGGCACATCCCAGCCGGCCGTGTCCACCTCAGATGCCTTCACTACTGCGCCCACGGCCTGACGGGCACAAGCTTTTCCATCTATGCCTTCAAGACAGCTGTCATGCACCTCCTGACCACAATCCCCCTCTCAGATTGGTGCAGCAAGTACCGGCTACTGCGGCTGCGAGACCTCATGCGATACGTGcgctgctgcctggaggagaagtgCCTCAAACACTTCTTCCTTGGCAACGAGAACGTGCCCAAGGAGATAAGGTTGCCGCCATCCTTCAGAAAGGCCGAGCCACTCAATCTCTTCCAACCCCTCACACAGGATCCAGCGGCCTATGCCGAGGCGTTGCGTGATTTCCAACAGCTGCAATATCAGCTCGTAAGGCTGCTCGTGAAGAGACATTGA
- the RPS29 gene encoding small ribosomal subunit protein uS14 → MGHQQLYWSHPRKFGQGSRSCRVCSNRHGLIRKYGLNMCRQCFRQYAKDIGFVKLD, encoded by the exons ATGGGGCACCAGCAGCTCTACTGGAGCCACCCCAGGAAATTCGGGCAGGGATCACGCTCCTG ccgCGTCTGCTCCAACCGCCACGGCCTCATTCGCAAGTACGGGCTGAACATGTGCCGGCAGTGCTTCCGCCAGTACGCCAAGGACATCGGCTTTGTTAAG CTGGACTGA
- the LOC138720765 gene encoding inositol 1,4,5-trisphosphate receptor-interacting protein-like 1, with protein MAATSFLVRVFLTLIQKLPLAGDELDEATREHMAQRAQFLEKEMARLWQEIEQRSLEPKTQKQWDVARVAQHSTALQQWHLWVIAGGLVLLLGLCWCLRKRSRAADSSSTEERAGCNMLKVKEKEESEGEGPDDERDLVWNLEPVEEKEEVEEEGSGEEGSDEERDRVGIFERRSCRPVQYVTYSRLMVEDLVDELLSVIRKQLWESFYPVLQQAISVGTSFEGWFPCDGDAVHQLLLPLKAPRGHTFNLELGTAREMPAGDPRIRVELECTCTGQQMEEKMICFLHHSQMDITKNQDPSLLHTLCTGCYLDVHKTAHWFQNLTMSAWRDVPQLCRYSMKTLPSSQSCSLELTSASGKAFFIELIFGVRHGDSDIFLSSQAPDDTSTPSTTWPVTYAAAEAKFFEYVARQIPAGRVHLKCLHYCAHGLKGTSFSIYAFKTAVMHLLTTIPLSDWHSNYLLLRLRDLMQYMLCCLKEKCLKHFFLGNENVPEEIRLPPSFRKAEPLNLFQPLTQDPAAYAEALRDFKQLQYQLVRLVGRGH; from the coding sequence ATGGCTGCCACTTCATTCCTCGTCCGTGTGTTCCTAACCCTCATCCAGAAgctgcccctggctggggatGAGCTGGATGAGGCCACGCGTGAGCACATGGCACAGCGTGCCCAGtttctggagaaggagatggctCGGCTATGGCAGGAGATAGAGCAGAGGTCCCTGGAGCCGAAGACACAGAAGCAGTGGGACGTTGCCAGGGTAGCACAGCACTCTACTGCCTTGCAGCAGTGGCACCTCTGGGTGATTGCTGGAGGcctggtcctgctcttgggCCTCTGCTGGTGCTTGAGGAAAAGGAGCCGTGCggcagacagcagcagcactgaggaaaGGGCTGGCTGCAACATGTTGAaggtgaaggagaaggaagaaagtgaagGGGAAGGTCCTGATGATGAGAGGGATCTGGTCTGGAACTTGGAGCCggtggaggagaaagaggaggtggaggaggaaggaagtgGAGAAGAAGGTTCTGATGAAGAGAGGGATCGGGTCGGGATTTTTGAAAGGCGCTCTTGCAGGCCAGTGCAGTATGTGACGTACAGTCGCCTGATGGTGGAGGATCTGGTGGATGAACTCCTCTCGGTCATCAGAAAGCAGTTGTGGGAGAGTTTCTACCCTGTGCTGCAACAAGCCATCAGTGTGGGCACTTCCTTCGAAGGCTGGTTTCCCTGTGATGGTGATGCTgtccaccagctgctcctgcccctgaaGGCACCTCGCGGCCACACCTTCAACCTGGAGCTTGGCACCGCAAGGGAGATGCCAGCAGGAGACCCCCGCATCCGCGTGGAGCTGGAGTGCACCTGCACAGGGCagcagatggaggagaagatgaTCTGCTTCCTCCACCATTCTCAGATGGACATCACAAAAAATCAGGACCCCAGCCTCCTACACACCCTCTGCACAGGCTGCTACCTAGATGTGCACAAAACTGCCCACTGGTTCCAGAACCTCACGATGTCAGCCTGGAGGGATGTGCCTCAGTTGTGTCGCTACAGCATGAAGACGCTGCCCTCCAGCCAGTCCTGCAGTCTGGAGCTGACAAGTGCCTCTGGAAAAGCCTTCTTCATTGAGTTGATCTTTGGGGTGCGGCACGGAGACTCGGACATCTTCCTAAGTAGCCAGGCTCCAGACGACACCTCCACCCCAAGCACTACGTGGCCAGTGACCTACGCTGCGGCCGAGGCGAAGTTCTTCGAGTACGTGGCCAGGCAGATCCCAGCCGGACGTGTCCACCTTAAATGCCTTCACTACTGTGCCCACGGCCTGAAGGGCACAAGCTTTTCCATCTATGCCTTCAAGACAGCTGTCATGCACCTCCTGACCACAATCCCCCTCTCAGATTGGCACAGCAACTATTTGCTACTGCGGCTGCGAGACCTCATGCAATACATGCtctgctgcctgaaggagaagtGCCTCAAACACTTCTTCCTTGGCAATGAGAACGTGCCCGAGGAGATAAGGTTGCCGCCATCCTTCAGAAAGGCCGAGCCACTCAATCTCTTCCAACCCCTCACACAGGATCCAGCGGCCTATGCCGAGGCGTTGCGTGATTTCAAACAGCTGCAATATCAACTCGTaaggctggtggggaggggacaTTGA